A genomic region of Magnolia sinica isolate HGM2019 chromosome 6, MsV1, whole genome shotgun sequence contains the following coding sequences:
- the LOC131249992 gene encoding galactokinase-like: protein MIVLGIKLGMKPKDAISKVKTLSDVEGLCVSFANSHDSSDPVLAVKEFLNEEPYKAEDIEKITEESLTSILGNSPTSLAVLRAAKHFKLFQVLQMKGLLGSICRD from the exons ATG ATTGTCCTTGGTATAAAGTTAGGGATGAAACCAAAAGATGCAATCTCCAAAGTGAAAACTCTCTCTGATGTTGAGGGTTTGTGCGTATCTTTTGCTAATAGCCATGATTCTTCTGATCCTGTGCTCGCTGTTAAG GAATTTCTGAATGAGGAACCTTATAAAGCTGAAGATATTGAGAAAATTACAGAGGAAAGTCTCACATCGATCTTGGGTAATTCACCAACTTCGTTAGCTGTACTTAGAGCTGCGAAGCATTTTAAGCTATTTCAG GTACTCCAAATGAAGGGGTTGCTTGGCTCCATTTGCAGAGACTAG